The nucleotide sequence CGCAGCCGCAGCAGCCGCTCGGCGCCCTCGAAGGACGCGAGCTCGGGCCCGTCGATCACGATCTCGGCCGTGGCCGCGACATGCAGCATCTCGCCGCTGTCGAAGTCGACGAACAACAGGCCCGCGCGCTGATAGGCCAGCAGGTTGCCGAAGGTGTTGAAGAAGCGGTTGCCCGTGAAGTCGGGCACCGTCAGCACCCCGCCGCCGATATCGTCCACGCGCACGAAGCCGGGCCGGCCGCCGCGGTGCGAGACGTCGACGCCGCGCGCGCTGGCATCGACCTCGTCGCCCTCGATCGCCGCGCTCGCGGGATGGGCGCTGGCGATGAACAGCGTGTCGGCGCGCTGGATCAGCGCGCGCGCCGCGTCGTCGAGGCCGTCGAGCCATTGCACCGCCGCGGGCGCCGAGGCCGGCGGCCGGTAGGCGGGCTCGCGCGCCTGGATGTACTTCGGGCAGTTGCCGAAGCTCTGCTGCACCTCGAGCGTGAAGCCCGCCGCGTCGAGCGCCTCGACCGTGCCGTTCATGCGGTTGCGCCGCCGCGTGTGCGGCTGGATGCCGAGCAGCCCGAGCGTCGCGCCGTCGCGCAGCGAGGCCGCGAGCGGATCGCCGGCAGCGGGCAGCGCATCGATGCGCAGGTGCGTCGGGTCGGGCGAATGCGCGAAGCCGGCCGGCGCGGCCAGCATGCTGGCCCAGGGCTGGCCCTGCGCGTCGATGCTGCCGGTGACCAGGAAGGGCAGCAGCGCGAAGAAGTCGCGGTGCTGGTCGGGCATGAAGTCGCGGATCACGCGCGAGCCGGCTGCGGCCATCACCTCGCGCGAGCCGGCCTGCAGCTGCATCGCGCGTTCGCCGGCGTGGAAGGGAACATCGATCATGGCGGACCTCCGCGAGTTTCTTCGGTGAGCGTGGAGGCGATCAGGCGGCCAGCGCGACGGGCGAACGCACCATCGGCACGAAGCCCGGCAGCGCCTCGACGCGCGCGAGCCACTGCCGCACGTGGGGATAGGGATCGAGCGACACGCCGCCCTCGGGCGCATGGGCCACGTAGGCGTAGTTCGCGATGTCGGCCAGCGTGGCCGACTCGCCCACCAGGAAGGGCCGGGTTGCGAGGTGCTGCTCCATCACCTCGAACAGCGCATGGGCGCGCTTGCGCACCTCGCTCGGATCGTCGGGCCGGCCGAACAGCGCGAACACGCGCGCGGCCGCCGGCCCGAAGGCGAGCTGGCCCGCCGCCACCGAGAACCAGCGCTGCACCTGCGCCGCGCCGAAGGCATCGCGCGGCATCCAGCGGCCGGGATCGGGCGCATAGCGCTCGTTGAGGTAGACCAGGATCGCGTTCGAATCGGCGAGCGTGAGTTCGCCGTCCTCGATCACCGGCACCTGGCCGAAGGCATTGAGCGCGAGGAACTCGGGCGTGCGGTTGGCGCGCGCGCGCATGTCGATGTCGATGGCCTCGAAGGGCAGGCCCAGCAGCGACAGGAACAGCCGCACGCGGTGCACGTGGCCCGAGATCGGCGTGCCGTGGAGCTTGATGAACTGGGCCGGTTGGCGCGAAGCGGTCATGGTCGGAATCCTCGAAGTGGTGGCGTCGGAATGGATTCTTCTCTCTTGCGTCGATCGAAGGAATACACGTCATCGGATTTGACTGCTGCGTTTTTCGGATGAATCCGATCTAATCGCCCGATGGATCGCTTCAAGGCCATGCAGACCTTCGTGCAGATTGCCGACCAGGGCAGCCTGACCCGCGCCGCCGAGGCGCTCGGCAGCTCGCTGCCCGCGGTGGTGCGCGCGCTCGCCGCGCTCGAGGCGCACCTCGGCGTGCGGCTGTTCCACCGCACCACGCGGCGGCTGTCGCTGACCGAGGAGGGCCGCCACTACCTGCCCGCCGTGCGCGAGGTGCTGCTGGCGGCCGACGCCGCCGACCTCGCGCTGCAGGCCGAGGCGCGCGAGCCCGAAGGCCGGCTCACGATCACCGCGCCGGTGCTGTTCGGCCACATGTACGTGGCGCCCGCGAT is from Variovorax paradoxus and encodes:
- a CDS encoding pyridoxamine 5'-phosphate oxidase family protein, which gives rise to MIDVPFHAGERAMQLQAGSREVMAAAGSRVIRDFMPDQHRDFFALLPFLVTGSIDAQGQPWASMLAAPAGFAHSPDPTHLRIDALPAAGDPLAASLRDGATLGLLGIQPHTRRRNRMNGTVEALDAAGFTLEVQQSFGNCPKYIQAREPAYRPPASAPAAVQWLDGLDDAARALIQRADTLFIASAHPASAAIEGDEVDASARGVDVSHRGGRPGFVRVDDIGGGVLTVPDFTGNRFFNTFGNLLAYQRAGLLFVDFDSGEMLHVAATAEIVIDGPELASFEGAERLLRLRVQQVLRRPGALPLRWGAAQLSPFLARMGQWAESSHRSG
- a CDS encoding glutathione S-transferase; the protein is MTASRQPAQFIKLHGTPISGHVHRVRLFLSLLGLPFEAIDIDMRARANRTPEFLALNAFGQVPVIEDGELTLADSNAILVYLNERYAPDPGRWMPRDAFGAAQVQRWFSVAAGQLAFGPAAARVFALFGRPDDPSEVRKRAHALFEVMEQHLATRPFLVGESATLADIANYAYVAHAPEGGVSLDPYPHVRQWLARVEALPGFVPMVRSPVALAA